The following are from one region of the Vicia villosa cultivar HV-30 ecotype Madison, WI unplaced genomic scaffold, Vvil1.0 ctg.003093F_1_1, whole genome shotgun sequence genome:
- the LOC131640401 gene encoding uncharacterized protein LOC131640401, with translation MHLPKVDWRVLVCRNRARPRAVIILWLACQNRLATKDRMGKFGVVTDLKCLFCRCNEDVQHLLFECCYTKKIWETVLGWLNVNHSVQGWSEERKWLERICRSKNWRSKFVQVAIAEMIYAVWIERNKKVFNRDYREGLVVDSIIDNTVNRIWECPKYRDRIAKLLVI, from the coding sequence TGGAGGGTGCTGGTGTGCAGGAATCGAGCCAGACCCCGCGCGGTGATTATCCTCTGGCTGGCATGCCAAAACAGGCTAGCGACAAAGGACCGTATGGGCAAGTTTGGTGTTGTTACTGACCTGAAGTGCTTGTTCTGCAGGTGTAATGAAGATGTGCAACATCTTTTATTTGAGTGCTGCTACACTAAGAAGATATGGGAAACAGTTTTGGGATGGCTGAATGTTAATCATAGTGTCCAAGGGTGGAGCGAAGAAAGAAAATGGCTAGAAAGAATCTGCAGGAGCAAGAATTGGAGGAGCAAGTTTGTACAGGTTGCGATAGCGGAAATGATCTACGCCGTGTGGatagaaagaaataaaaaggtGTTTAATAGAGATTATAGGGAAGGTCTTGTAGTGGATAGCATTATAGATAATACTGTAAATAGAATTTGGGAGTGTCCAAAATATAGAGATAGAATTGCAAAGTTGTTGGTGATTTAG